The following nucleotide sequence is from Streptomyces brevispora.
TGCGACGGGGCCGGTGGCACGGGGCGGAGCCGGGCGGCGGCCTCCGCGTCGGTCGGCGCGACCGGCGGCTCGGGGGAACGGGGCGGGGCGGCGGCCGGAGGCGGGGATGCCTGGCCGTCCGGCGGCTGGGTGGGGCGTGGCGGGACAGGAGCGCGCTGCGCCTCGGTACTCATCCGCCCCCCTGGTCCGTTCCGTACCGCACACGGATCGCCGCCGCACGCAGGCCCGTTGCTCGCCGCGTGACCGTCACTCTACGGGCTGGGGTGCCTCTGATGGGAGCGGGCCGCCGGGCCCTGGACCGATCTGCGCAGATCATCCCCCTACCCAGCGGTAGAGGTGTCTGGCAAGCTGCGGCCATGACTGCCCGTGCCGCTGACCGGACCCGCTACAACCGGGCCACCGCCCATCTCGATGCCCCGATCGCCGTCGTCGATCTGGAGGCGTTCGACGCCAACGCCGATGACCTGGTACGCCGTGCGGCCGGGAAGCCGATCCGGGTGGCGAGCAAATCGGTGCGCTGCCGTGCCCTGCTGGAGCGGGTGCTCGCACGGCCCGGTTTCGCCGGGATCATGTCGTTCACGCTGGCGGAGTCGCTGTGGCTGGCGCGGGCCGGGTTCGAGGACGTGCTGCTGGCCTATCCGTCGGCCGACCGGTCGGCCTTCGCTGAACTCGCCGCGGACCCGAAGCTGGCCGGCGCCGTGACGGTGATGGTGGACGACCACGCGCAGCTGGAGCTGATCGACGCGGCGCGCGCCGGGGGCACCGAGGAGATCCGGGTCTGTCTGGAGCTGGACACCTCGCTGCGGATGCTCGGCGGCCGGGTGCGGATCGGGGCCCTGCGTTCGCCGCTGCACTCCCCCTCCCAACTGGCCGATCTGGCACGGTCGGTGGCCCGCAGGCCCGGTTTCCGGCTGGTGGGACTGATGGCGTACGAGGGCCACATCGCCGGGGTCGGCGACTCGGTCGCGGGGCGGCCGCTGCGCTCCCGGGCGATCCGGCTGATGCAGGCCGCGGGCCGCAGGGAACTGGCGGCCCGGCGGGCCGAGGTGGTGCGGGCGGTACGGGCCGTGGCGCCGGACCTGGAGTTCGTGAACGGCGGCGGCACCGGCAGTGTGCAGCACACCGCCGCGGAGCACGCGGTGACGGAGATCGCGGCCGGTTCGGGGCTCTACGTGCCGCGGCTGTTCGACAACTACACCTCGTTCACGGCCCGTCCGGCCGCCCTGTTCGCCCAGCCGGTGGTGCGCCGGCCCGGGGTGGGCGTGGTGACGGTGCTCGGTGGCGGCTACCCGGCGTCCGGTGCGGCCGGTCCGGACCGGCTGCCGGTCCCGTACCTGCCGGAGGGGCTGCGCTACGACCCGCAGGAGGGACCCGGAGAGGTGCAGACGCCGTTGCTCGGCGCCCCGGCCGACGATCTGCTGATCGGCGACAAGGTGTGGTTCCGGCACGCGAAGGCCGGCGAACTGTGCGAGAGGTTCGACGAGTTGCAGCTGATCGAGGGGGACCGGGTGACGGCGACCGTACCGACGTACCGGGGCGAGGGCCGCACCTTCCTCTGACCTCTGGGCGCCCCGGCGTCAGGGAGCGACGGAGCTTCCGACGCCGCCGCTCGTCACGCTGTCGCCGATCGGCCTGATGCCTTGGGTGAGGGTGTCCATGAGGGTGAGCCGGGGCCCGCCGGGTCCGGCGTCGAAGGCGTAGCGCACCACGACGAGCGACTCGCTGCCGACGGTCGAGGGGAAGACGAGCGACTGCACATAGCCGCCCGGGCCCTTCCCGGTGACGACCCGCCAGCGCACC
It contains:
- a CDS encoding amino acid deaminase/aldolase, translated to MTARAADRTRYNRATAHLDAPIAVVDLEAFDANADDLVRRAAGKPIRVASKSVRCRALLERVLARPGFAGIMSFTLAESLWLARAGFEDVLLAYPSADRSAFAELAADPKLAGAVTVMVDDHAQLELIDAARAGGTEEIRVCLELDTSLRMLGGRVRIGALRSPLHSPSQLADLARSVARRPGFRLVGLMAYEGHIAGVGDSVAGRPLRSRAIRLMQAAGRRELAARRAEVVRAVRAVAPDLEFVNGGGTGSVQHTAAEHAVTEIAAGSGLYVPRLFDNYTSFTARPAALFAQPVVRRPGVGVVTVLGGGYPASGAAGPDRLPVPYLPEGLRYDPQEGPGEVQTPLLGAPADDLLIGDKVWFRHAKAGELCERFDELQLIEGDRVTATVPTYRGEGRTFL